From a region of the Mercurialis annua linkage group LG1-X, ddMerAnnu1.2, whole genome shotgun sequence genome:
- the LOC126664549 gene encoding uncharacterized protein LOC126664549 isoform X3, whose protein sequence is MSDEGERTCPLCAEEMDLTDQQLKPCKCGYEICVWCWHQVLEMAAKEETDGRCPACRNPYDKEKIVGMAANAERMAEFHTERKKSQKAKTKSSEGRKQLSSVRVIQRNLVYIVGLPLNLADEDSFVNVEQLLQHREYFGQYGKVLKVSMSRTTQGVIQQFPNNTCSVYITYSKEEEAIRCIQSVHGFILDGRSLKACFGTTKYCHAWLRNVPCTNPDCLYLHEIGSHEDSFTKDEIVSAFTRVQQITGTNTSNNMLRRSGSMLPPPLDDFSCNTSASAPKPIVKNTSNNPVTTSKSSPPNGSSGRSIALPAAASWGARATSQPQAANSTSLNGTTKPISDILNGSLAFSSVVTNATQASILHSDVGKRTTWHDDGQSINGKLKLDPSKPEKPNAGIDIQANVLEKPVANLDTADLTLSNQSSSLPTFKHDDSGSGFVSNGSGCSVHNSSSTANGGVASPDNASIKIDYNVRSETSGLCRTSSSLTDNIAVKLPESRGLQQSCADQYSEPSLSPATEKHSAPSDLSDWNTDSQIQTASNTVSEVEEDIISFDNQRLKDPEVVSRTAYMPYSANSFRVSNCSRPHTLQHNEPFGAVNLNADRPYVDNRVSDQALRASNSAVIANGYHDKLISISAGLDRNTEQYRLPNEVENKHMGMLQGDATALDAGEDSIISNILSLDLDSWDDPLTSPQHLAKLLGETDKQPSSHKMSSSWKVQNNHQSRFSFARQEESRNHGVDADTSFSVFGQMQKNLSFGQDIAENRLSYMDKFDTGNGFSSSNFGESELFGNAPSVFSSNKPSAVSVPRSQISAPPGFSVPSRAPPPGFSSHERMDQYFDGISGSHLLDSSSLLRSTYQAPPTGNISPNGDIEFMDPAILAVGKGRLQAGLNNQGLDIRSSFPQQLSAFENDPRLQLLMQRSFSPHQNFRYNDLGDNLSSLTDSYGISSRFVDQSQMNSLSPFMQVPLQHSRNGIMSNAHLSNEHISSGHMSGGHMSSGHLSNGHLSSGHMSNGHLSSGHMSNGHLSSGHMSGGHMSSGHMSNGHWDGWNEVQGVNNLGVAELLRNERLGLNKFFGAGYEDSKYRMPNSGDLYNRTFDM, encoded by the exons ATGAGTGATGAAGGAGAAAGGACCTGCCCACTCTGCGCTGAGGAGATGGACTTGACTGATCAACAATTGAAGCCTTGCAAATGTGGTTACGAG ATATGTGTTTGGTGCTGGCATCAAGTCTTGGAAATGGCAGCAAAAGAAGAGACAGATGGGCGGTGCCCAGCATGTAGGAACCCTTACGACAAGGAGAAGATAGTAGGGATGGCTGCAAACGCTGAGAG AATGGCTGAATTTCATACGGAGCGAAAGAAATCACAGAAGGCAAAAACAAAGTCATCTGAAGGAAGGAAGCAGCTCAGCAGTGTTCGGGTGATTCAACGTAACCTTGTGTACATAGTTGGGCTACCTCTTAACCTGGCAGATGAAGAT TCTTTTGTGAATGTTGAGCAGCTTCTTCAACACAGAGAGTACTTTGGGCAATATGGGAAGGTTTTAAAAGTGTCTATGTCTCGGACGACACAGGGTGTCATTCAACAGTTCCCAAATAATACTTGTAGTGT ATATATAACTTACTCAAAAGAGGAAGAAGCAATTCGTTGTATTCAGTCTGTACATGGATTTATCTTGGATGGTCGATCTTTAAA GGCTTGCTTTGGGACCACAAAGTATTGTCATGCATGGCTGAGAAATGTG CCCTGCACAAATCCAGATTGTCTATACTTGCATGAGATTGGTTCACATGAAGATAGCTTCACAAAAGATGAGATTGTGTCTGCATTCACTAG AGTGCAACAAATTACCGGTACAAATACATCAAATAATATGCTCCGGCGTTCGGGTAGTATGCTGCCTCCACCCCTGGATGATTTCAGCTGCAATACCTCTGCTTCTGCACCAAAACccatagtgaaaaatacatcaAAT AATCCAGTGACTACATCTAAAAGCTCACCTCCGAATGGAAGCTCTGGCAGATCTATTGCACTTCCTGCAGCAGCCTCATG GGGGGCACGTGCTACTAGTCAGCCTCAAGCTGCCAATTCTACATCTTTAAATGGAACAACCAAACCTATATCAGACATACTTAATGGCTCCCTAGCATTCTCATCAGTAGTTACAAATGCAACCCAGGCTTCTATATTGCATAGTGATGTTGGTAAAAGGACAACCTGGCATGACGATGGACAAAGTATTAACGGTAAATTGAAATTAGATCCTTCAAAACCAGAGAAACCAAATGCCGGTATAGATATCCAAGCCAATGTACTAGAGAAACCAGTTGCAAACCTTGATACTGCTGATTTGACCTTGAGTAATCAGTCTTCCAGTCTGCCAACATTTAAGCATGATGACTCGGGCTCTGGTTTTGTGTCAAATGGTTCAGGCTGTTCTGTGCATAATTCTTCATCTACCGCAAATGGGGGAGTTGCTTCTCCTGATAATGCATCAATAAAGATTGATTATAATGTAAGAAGCGAAACTTCTGGCTTATGTAGAACTAGTAGCTCACTTACAGATAATATTGCTGTAAAATTGCCTGAAAGTCGAGGGTTACAACAATCATGTGCGGACCAGTATAGTGAACCGTCACTTTCACCAGCAACCGAGAAACATTCTGCTCCTAGTGATCTTTCTGATTGGAATACAGATTCACAAATACAAACGGCTTCAAACACTGTTTCAGAAGTAGAGGAAGATATAATATCATTCGATAATCAGAGACTTAAAGATCCAGAAGTTGTAAGCCGTACTGCTTATATGCCATATTCAGCCAATTCATTTCGTGTTTCAAATTGTTCTAGGCCTCACACCCTCCAACATAATGAGCCTTTCGGTGCTGTAAATTTAAATGCTGATCGTCCTTATGTAGATAATAGGGTTAGCGACCAAGCACTTCGTGCATCTAATAGTGCTGTGATAGCAAATGGATACCATGATAAATTGATCAGCATTTCTGCTGGGTTGGATAGAAACACAGAGCAATATCGTCTCCCAAATGAAGTAGAAAATAAGCACATGGGGATGTTACAGGGTGATGCTACTGCTTTAGATGCAGGCGAGGACAGCATAATTTCGAATATTTTGTCATTGGATCTGGATTCATGGGATGACCCGTTAACATCACCACAGCATTTGGCGAAATTGCTTGGTGAAACTGACAAACAACCTAGTTCTCACAAAATGTCAAGTTCCTGGAAAGTTCAAAATAATCATCAGTCAAGATTTTCTTTTGCAAGACAGGAGGAATCGAGAAATCATGGAGTTGATGCTGATACGTCTTTCAGTGTTTTTGGGCAGATGCAAAAGAACCTTTCATTTGGCCAGGATATTGCAGAAAACAGACTTTCATATATGGATAAGTTTGACACTGGAAATGGTTTCTCTTCCAGTAATTTTGGTGAATCTGAACTTTTTGGAAATGCTCCTTCAGTTTTCTCTTCTAATAAGCCTTCTG CAGTATCAGTTCCTAGATCTCAAATTTCTGCACCGCCTGGATTCTCAGTTCCTAGCAGAGCTCCACCACCTGGATTTTCTTCTCATGAGAGGATGGACCAGTATTTTGATGGTATATCTG GGAGTCATCTGCTTGACTCCTCTTCGTTGCTGAGAAGTACATATCAGGCACCCCCAACTGGAAATATTAGTCCTAATGGGGATATTGAATTCATGGATCCTGCAATTTTGGCAGTTGGTAAAGGGAGACTTCAAGCTGGGCTTAACAATCAGGGTTTAGATATTAGATCCAGTTTCCCTCAGCAATTAAGTGCTTTTGAGAATGATCCAAGACTTCAGCTGTTGATGCAAAGATCTTTTTCACCACACCAGAACTTCAGATATAATGACCTCGGGGATAACTTGTCCTCTCTTACTGATTCTTATGGCATTTCTTCAAGGTTTGTGGACCAATCACAAATGAACAGTCTGTCTCCGTTTATGCAAGTACCCCTTCAGCATTCTAGGAATGGGATTATGTCAAATGCACACCTCTCAAATGAGCACATTTCAAGTGGGCACATGTCTGGTGGGCACATGTCGAGCGGGCACCTGTCGAACGGGCACCTGTCGAGTGGGCACATGTCGAACGGACACCTGTCAAGTGGGCACATGTCGAACGGACACCTGTCGAGTGGGCACATGTCGGGTGGCCACATGTCGAGTGGGCACATGTCGAATGGACATTGGGATGGCTGGAATGAAGTCCAGGGTGTAAATAATCTGGGTGTAGCAGAACTACTTCGGAATGAGAGACTGGGATTGAACAAGTTCTTTGGTGCTGGGTATGAAGATTCAAAATATCGGATGCCAAATTCAGGAGACTTATATAACAGAACGTTTGATATGTAA
- the LOC126664549 gene encoding uncharacterized protein LOC126664549 isoform X6 — MSDEGERTCPLCAEEMDLTDQQLKPCKCGYEICVWCWHQVLEMAAKEETDGRCPACRNPYDKEKIVGMAANAERMAEFHTERKKSQKAKTKSSEGRKQLSSVRVIQRNLVYIVGLPLNLADEDSFVNVEQLLQHREYFGQYGKVLKVSMSRTTQGVIQQFPNNTCSVYITYSKEEEAIRCIQSVHGFILDGRSLKACFGTTKYCHAWLRNVPCTNPDCLYLHEIGSHEDSFTKDEIVSAFTRSRVQQITGTNTSNNMLRRSGSMLPPPLDDFSCNTSASAPKPIVKNTSNNPVTTSKSSPPNGSSGRSIALPAAASWGARATSQPQAANSTSLNGTTKPISDILNGSLAFSSVVTNATQASILHSDVGKRTTWHDDGQSINGKLKLDPSKPEKPNAGIDIQANVLEKPVANLDTADLTLSNQSSSLPTFKHDDSGSGFVSNGSGCSVHNSSSTANGGVASPDNASIKIDYNVRSETSGLCRTSSSLTDNIAVKLPESRGLQQSCADQYSEPSLSPATEKHSAPSDLSDWNTDSQIQTASNTVSEVEEDIISFDNQRLKDPEVVSRTAYMPYSANSFRVSNCSRPHTLQHNEPFGAVNLNADRPYVDNRVSDQALRASNSAVIANGYHDKLISISAGLDRNTEQYRLPNEVENKHMGMLQGDATALDAGEDSIISNILSLDLDSWDDPLTSPQHLAKLLGETDKQPSSHKMSSSWKVQNNHQSRFSFARQEESRNHGVDADTSFSVFGQMQKNLSFGQDIAENRLSYMDKFDTGNGFSSSNFGESELFGNAPSVFSSNKPSAVSVPRSQISAPPGFSVPSRAPPPGFSSHERMDQYFDGISGSHLLDSSSLLRSTYQAPPTGNISPNGDIEFMDPAILAVGKGRLQAGLNNQGLDIRSSFPQQLSAFENDPRLQLLMQRSFSPHQNFRYNDLGDNLSSLTDSYGISSRFVDQSQMNSLSPFMQVPLQHSRNGIMSNAHLSNEHISSGHMSGGHMSSGHLSNGHLSSGHMSNGHLSSGHMSGGHMSSGHMSNGHWDGWNEVQGVNNLGVAELLRNERLGLNKFFGAGYEDSKYRMPNSGDLYNRTFDM; from the exons ATGAGTGATGAAGGAGAAAGGACCTGCCCACTCTGCGCTGAGGAGATGGACTTGACTGATCAACAATTGAAGCCTTGCAAATGTGGTTACGAG ATATGTGTTTGGTGCTGGCATCAAGTCTTGGAAATGGCAGCAAAAGAAGAGACAGATGGGCGGTGCCCAGCATGTAGGAACCCTTACGACAAGGAGAAGATAGTAGGGATGGCTGCAAACGCTGAGAG AATGGCTGAATTTCATACGGAGCGAAAGAAATCACAGAAGGCAAAAACAAAGTCATCTGAAGGAAGGAAGCAGCTCAGCAGTGTTCGGGTGATTCAACGTAACCTTGTGTACATAGTTGGGCTACCTCTTAACCTGGCAGATGAAGAT TCTTTTGTGAATGTTGAGCAGCTTCTTCAACACAGAGAGTACTTTGGGCAATATGGGAAGGTTTTAAAAGTGTCTATGTCTCGGACGACACAGGGTGTCATTCAACAGTTCCCAAATAATACTTGTAGTGT ATATATAACTTACTCAAAAGAGGAAGAAGCAATTCGTTGTATTCAGTCTGTACATGGATTTATCTTGGATGGTCGATCTTTAAA GGCTTGCTTTGGGACCACAAAGTATTGTCATGCATGGCTGAGAAATGTG CCCTGCACAAATCCAGATTGTCTATACTTGCATGAGATTGGTTCACATGAAGATAGCTTCACAAAAGATGAGATTGTGTCTGCATTCACTAG GAGTAGAGTGCAACAAATTACCGGTACAAATACATCAAATAATATGCTCCGGCGTTCGGGTAGTATGCTGCCTCCACCCCTGGATGATTTCAGCTGCAATACCTCTGCTTCTGCACCAAAACccatagtgaaaaatacatcaAAT AATCCAGTGACTACATCTAAAAGCTCACCTCCGAATGGAAGCTCTGGCAGATCTATTGCACTTCCTGCAGCAGCCTCATG GGGGGCACGTGCTACTAGTCAGCCTCAAGCTGCCAATTCTACATCTTTAAATGGAACAACCAAACCTATATCAGACATACTTAATGGCTCCCTAGCATTCTCATCAGTAGTTACAAATGCAACCCAGGCTTCTATATTGCATAGTGATGTTGGTAAAAGGACAACCTGGCATGACGATGGACAAAGTATTAACGGTAAATTGAAATTAGATCCTTCAAAACCAGAGAAACCAAATGCCGGTATAGATATCCAAGCCAATGTACTAGAGAAACCAGTTGCAAACCTTGATACTGCTGATTTGACCTTGAGTAATCAGTCTTCCAGTCTGCCAACATTTAAGCATGATGACTCGGGCTCTGGTTTTGTGTCAAATGGTTCAGGCTGTTCTGTGCATAATTCTTCATCTACCGCAAATGGGGGAGTTGCTTCTCCTGATAATGCATCAATAAAGATTGATTATAATGTAAGAAGCGAAACTTCTGGCTTATGTAGAACTAGTAGCTCACTTACAGATAATATTGCTGTAAAATTGCCTGAAAGTCGAGGGTTACAACAATCATGTGCGGACCAGTATAGTGAACCGTCACTTTCACCAGCAACCGAGAAACATTCTGCTCCTAGTGATCTTTCTGATTGGAATACAGATTCACAAATACAAACGGCTTCAAACACTGTTTCAGAAGTAGAGGAAGATATAATATCATTCGATAATCAGAGACTTAAAGATCCAGAAGTTGTAAGCCGTACTGCTTATATGCCATATTCAGCCAATTCATTTCGTGTTTCAAATTGTTCTAGGCCTCACACCCTCCAACATAATGAGCCTTTCGGTGCTGTAAATTTAAATGCTGATCGTCCTTATGTAGATAATAGGGTTAGCGACCAAGCACTTCGTGCATCTAATAGTGCTGTGATAGCAAATGGATACCATGATAAATTGATCAGCATTTCTGCTGGGTTGGATAGAAACACAGAGCAATATCGTCTCCCAAATGAAGTAGAAAATAAGCACATGGGGATGTTACAGGGTGATGCTACTGCTTTAGATGCAGGCGAGGACAGCATAATTTCGAATATTTTGTCATTGGATCTGGATTCATGGGATGACCCGTTAACATCACCACAGCATTTGGCGAAATTGCTTGGTGAAACTGACAAACAACCTAGTTCTCACAAAATGTCAAGTTCCTGGAAAGTTCAAAATAATCATCAGTCAAGATTTTCTTTTGCAAGACAGGAGGAATCGAGAAATCATGGAGTTGATGCTGATACGTCTTTCAGTGTTTTTGGGCAGATGCAAAAGAACCTTTCATTTGGCCAGGATATTGCAGAAAACAGACTTTCATATATGGATAAGTTTGACACTGGAAATGGTTTCTCTTCCAGTAATTTTGGTGAATCTGAACTTTTTGGAAATGCTCCTTCAGTTTTCTCTTCTAATAAGCCTTCTG CAGTATCAGTTCCTAGATCTCAAATTTCTGCACCGCCTGGATTCTCAGTTCCTAGCAGAGCTCCACCACCTGGATTTTCTTCTCATGAGAGGATGGACCAGTATTTTGATGGTATATCTG GGAGTCATCTGCTTGACTCCTCTTCGTTGCTGAGAAGTACATATCAGGCACCCCCAACTGGAAATATTAGTCCTAATGGGGATATTGAATTCATGGATCCTGCAATTTTGGCAGTTGGTAAAGGGAGACTTCAAGCTGGGCTTAACAATCAGGGTTTAGATATTAGATCCAGTTTCCCTCAGCAATTAAGTGCTTTTGAGAATGATCCAAGACTTCAGCTGTTGATGCAAAGATCTTTTTCACCACACCAGAACTTCAGATATAATGACCTCGGGGATAACTTGTCCTCTCTTACTGATTCTTATGGCATTTCTTCAAGGTTTGTGGACCAATCACAAATGAACAGTCTGTCTCCGTTTATGCAAGTACCCCTTCAGCATTCTAGGAATGGGATTATGTCAAATGCACACCTCTCAAATGAGCACATTTCAAGTGGGCACATGTCTGGTGGGCACATGTCGAGCGGGCACCTGTCGAACGGGCACCTGTCGAGTGGGCACATGTCGAACGGACAC CTGTCGAGTGGGCACATGTCGGGTGGCCACATGTCGAGTGGGCACATGTCGAATGGACATTGGGATGGCTGGAATGAAGTCCAGGGTGTAAATAATCTGGGTGTAGCAGAACTACTTCGGAATGAGAGACTGGGATTGAACAAGTTCTTTGGTGCTGGGTATGAAGATTCAAAATATCGGATGCCAAATTCAGGAGACTTATATAACAGAACGTTTGATATGTAA
- the LOC126664549 gene encoding uncharacterized protein LOC126664549 isoform X1, protein MSDEGERTCPLCAEEMDLTDQQLKPCKCGYEICVWCWHQVLEMAAKEETDGRCPACRNPYDKEKIVGMAANAERMAEFHTERKKSQKAKTKSSEGRKQLSSVRVIQRNLVYIVGLPLNLADEDSFVNVEQLLQHREYFGQYGKVLKVSMSRTTQGVIQQFPNNTCSVYITYSKEEEAIRCIQSVHGFILDGRSLKACFGTTKYCHAWLRNVPCTNPDCLYLHEIGSHEDSFTKDEIVSAFTRSRVQQITGTNTSNNMLRRSGSMLPPPLDDFSCNTSASAPKPIVKNTSNNPVTTSKSSPPNGSSGRSIALPAAASWGARATSQPQAANSTSLNGTTKPISDILNGSLAFSSVVTNATQASILHSDVGKRTTWHDDGQSINGKLKLDPSKPEKPNAGIDIQANVLEKPVANLDTADLTLSNQSSSLPTFKHDDSGSGFVSNGSGCSVHNSSSTANGGVASPDNASIKIDYNVRSETSGLCRTSSSLTDNIAVKLPESRGLQQSCADQYSEPSLSPATEKHSAPSDLSDWNTDSQIQTASNTVSEVEEDIISFDNQRLKDPEVVSRTAYMPYSANSFRVSNCSRPHTLQHNEPFGAVNLNADRPYVDNRVSDQALRASNSAVIANGYHDKLISISAGLDRNTEQYRLPNEVENKHMGMLQGDATALDAGEDSIISNILSLDLDSWDDPLTSPQHLAKLLGETDKQPSSHKMSSSWKVQNNHQSRFSFARQEESRNHGVDADTSFSVFGQMQKNLSFGQDIAENRLSYMDKFDTGNGFSSSNFGESELFGNAPSVFSSNKPSAVSVPRSQISAPPGFSVPSRAPPPGFSSHERMDQYFDGISGSHLLDSSSLLRSTYQAPPTGNISPNGDIEFMDPAILAVGKGRLQAGLNNQGLDIRSSFPQQLSAFENDPRLQLLMQRSFSPHQNFRYNDLGDNLSSLTDSYGISSRFVDQSQMNSLSPFMQVPLQHSRNGIMSNAHLSNEHISSGHMSGGHMSSGHLSNGHLSSGHMSNGHLSSGHMSNGHLSSGHMSGGHMSSGHMSNGHWDGWNEVQGVNNLGVAELLRNERLGLNKFFGAGYEDSKYRMPNSGDLYNRTFDM, encoded by the exons ATGAGTGATGAAGGAGAAAGGACCTGCCCACTCTGCGCTGAGGAGATGGACTTGACTGATCAACAATTGAAGCCTTGCAAATGTGGTTACGAG ATATGTGTTTGGTGCTGGCATCAAGTCTTGGAAATGGCAGCAAAAGAAGAGACAGATGGGCGGTGCCCAGCATGTAGGAACCCTTACGACAAGGAGAAGATAGTAGGGATGGCTGCAAACGCTGAGAG AATGGCTGAATTTCATACGGAGCGAAAGAAATCACAGAAGGCAAAAACAAAGTCATCTGAAGGAAGGAAGCAGCTCAGCAGTGTTCGGGTGATTCAACGTAACCTTGTGTACATAGTTGGGCTACCTCTTAACCTGGCAGATGAAGAT TCTTTTGTGAATGTTGAGCAGCTTCTTCAACACAGAGAGTACTTTGGGCAATATGGGAAGGTTTTAAAAGTGTCTATGTCTCGGACGACACAGGGTGTCATTCAACAGTTCCCAAATAATACTTGTAGTGT ATATATAACTTACTCAAAAGAGGAAGAAGCAATTCGTTGTATTCAGTCTGTACATGGATTTATCTTGGATGGTCGATCTTTAAA GGCTTGCTTTGGGACCACAAAGTATTGTCATGCATGGCTGAGAAATGTG CCCTGCACAAATCCAGATTGTCTATACTTGCATGAGATTGGTTCACATGAAGATAGCTTCACAAAAGATGAGATTGTGTCTGCATTCACTAG GAGTAGAGTGCAACAAATTACCGGTACAAATACATCAAATAATATGCTCCGGCGTTCGGGTAGTATGCTGCCTCCACCCCTGGATGATTTCAGCTGCAATACCTCTGCTTCTGCACCAAAACccatagtgaaaaatacatcaAAT AATCCAGTGACTACATCTAAAAGCTCACCTCCGAATGGAAGCTCTGGCAGATCTATTGCACTTCCTGCAGCAGCCTCATG GGGGGCACGTGCTACTAGTCAGCCTCAAGCTGCCAATTCTACATCTTTAAATGGAACAACCAAACCTATATCAGACATACTTAATGGCTCCCTAGCATTCTCATCAGTAGTTACAAATGCAACCCAGGCTTCTATATTGCATAGTGATGTTGGTAAAAGGACAACCTGGCATGACGATGGACAAAGTATTAACGGTAAATTGAAATTAGATCCTTCAAAACCAGAGAAACCAAATGCCGGTATAGATATCCAAGCCAATGTACTAGAGAAACCAGTTGCAAACCTTGATACTGCTGATTTGACCTTGAGTAATCAGTCTTCCAGTCTGCCAACATTTAAGCATGATGACTCGGGCTCTGGTTTTGTGTCAAATGGTTCAGGCTGTTCTGTGCATAATTCTTCATCTACCGCAAATGGGGGAGTTGCTTCTCCTGATAATGCATCAATAAAGATTGATTATAATGTAAGAAGCGAAACTTCTGGCTTATGTAGAACTAGTAGCTCACTTACAGATAATATTGCTGTAAAATTGCCTGAAAGTCGAGGGTTACAACAATCATGTGCGGACCAGTATAGTGAACCGTCACTTTCACCAGCAACCGAGAAACATTCTGCTCCTAGTGATCTTTCTGATTGGAATACAGATTCACAAATACAAACGGCTTCAAACACTGTTTCAGAAGTAGAGGAAGATATAATATCATTCGATAATCAGAGACTTAAAGATCCAGAAGTTGTAAGCCGTACTGCTTATATGCCATATTCAGCCAATTCATTTCGTGTTTCAAATTGTTCTAGGCCTCACACCCTCCAACATAATGAGCCTTTCGGTGCTGTAAATTTAAATGCTGATCGTCCTTATGTAGATAATAGGGTTAGCGACCAAGCACTTCGTGCATCTAATAGTGCTGTGATAGCAAATGGATACCATGATAAATTGATCAGCATTTCTGCTGGGTTGGATAGAAACACAGAGCAATATCGTCTCCCAAATGAAGTAGAAAATAAGCACATGGGGATGTTACAGGGTGATGCTACTGCTTTAGATGCAGGCGAGGACAGCATAATTTCGAATATTTTGTCATTGGATCTGGATTCATGGGATGACCCGTTAACATCACCACAGCATTTGGCGAAATTGCTTGGTGAAACTGACAAACAACCTAGTTCTCACAAAATGTCAAGTTCCTGGAAAGTTCAAAATAATCATCAGTCAAGATTTTCTTTTGCAAGACAGGAGGAATCGAGAAATCATGGAGTTGATGCTGATACGTCTTTCAGTGTTTTTGGGCAGATGCAAAAGAACCTTTCATTTGGCCAGGATATTGCAGAAAACAGACTTTCATATATGGATAAGTTTGACACTGGAAATGGTTTCTCTTCCAGTAATTTTGGTGAATCTGAACTTTTTGGAAATGCTCCTTCAGTTTTCTCTTCTAATAAGCCTTCTG CAGTATCAGTTCCTAGATCTCAAATTTCTGCACCGCCTGGATTCTCAGTTCCTAGCAGAGCTCCACCACCTGGATTTTCTTCTCATGAGAGGATGGACCAGTATTTTGATGGTATATCTG GGAGTCATCTGCTTGACTCCTCTTCGTTGCTGAGAAGTACATATCAGGCACCCCCAACTGGAAATATTAGTCCTAATGGGGATATTGAATTCATGGATCCTGCAATTTTGGCAGTTGGTAAAGGGAGACTTCAAGCTGGGCTTAACAATCAGGGTTTAGATATTAGATCCAGTTTCCCTCAGCAATTAAGTGCTTTTGAGAATGATCCAAGACTTCAGCTGTTGATGCAAAGATCTTTTTCACCACACCAGAACTTCAGATATAATGACCTCGGGGATAACTTGTCCTCTCTTACTGATTCTTATGGCATTTCTTCAAGGTTTGTGGACCAATCACAAATGAACAGTCTGTCTCCGTTTATGCAAGTACCCCTTCAGCATTCTAGGAATGGGATTATGTCAAATGCACACCTCTCAAATGAGCACATTTCAAGTGGGCACATGTCTGGTGGGCACATGTCGAGCGGGCACCTGTCGAACGGGCACCTGTCGAGTGGGCACATGTCGAACGGACACCTGTCAAGTGGGCACATGTCGAACGGACACCTGTCGAGTGGGCACATGTCGGGTGGCCACATGTCGAGTGGGCACATGTCGAATGGACATTGGGATGGCTGGAATGAAGTCCAGGGTGTAAATAATCTGGGTGTAGCAGAACTACTTCGGAATGAGAGACTGGGATTGAACAAGTTCTTTGGTGCTGGGTATGAAGATTCAAAATATCGGATGCCAAATTCAGGAGACTTATATAACAGAACGTTTGATATGTAA